In a genomic window of Thermoprotei archaeon:
- a CDS encoding ABC transporter permease subunit, translating to MSDKLSINKYKLIAYFTSFTTIAVLWWIISITLRIIFLPDPLSVISYTINSISSGKIIPHIIASLFRVIISIIVAVSVALFLGLVLGYYNKLDALFTPLIMLLYPIPHIILLPILILWLGLGNASKVALISIIIFFPLFIQIRDSARRMAKNYVDLLLAMGAKKYELIRYGTLPSTLPSLLTALKIASSTAFAVLFIVESIASSDGLGYLIIDAWQRVSYIEMYSAIVIMALLGMLFYTFFSVLEHMFCKWINH from the coding sequence ATGTCAGACAAATTATCAATCAATAAGTATAAGTTAATAGCATATTTCACCTCATTTACTACTATAGCAGTATTATGGTGGATTATATCAATAACTTTACGAATTATTTTTCTACCTGATCCATTAAGCGTGATAAGCTATACTATTAATTCCATATCATCAGGAAAAATAATACCACATATAATAGCTAGTCTCTTCAGGGTCATCATTTCTATCATAGTAGCAGTTTCGGTAGCTCTATTTTTAGGCCTTGTTTTGGGTTATTATAATAAGTTAGATGCGTTATTTACACCATTAATCATGTTATTGTATCCAATACCACATATTATCCTTTTACCAATTTTAATTTTGTGGTTAGGACTTGGTAATGCTAGTAAAGTAGCATTGATATCAATAATTATATTTTTTCCACTGTTTATTCAGATAAGAGATAGCGCAAGGCGTATGGCAAAAAATTACGTTGACTTATTATTAGCGATGGGGGCTAAAAAATATGAACTCATAAGATATGGAACATTACCAAGCACTCTACCATCCTTATTGACAGCTTTAAAGATTGCATCAAGTACAGCATTTGCAGTACTCTTCATAGTGGAATCAATTGCATCGAGCGATGGATTAGGATATTTAATAATAGATGCATGGCAAAGAGTGAGTTATATTGAAATGTATTCAGCAATAGTTATAATGGCATTGTTAGGCATGTTGTTTTATACATTCTTCAGTGTATTAGAACATATGTTCTGCAAGTGGATTAACCACTAA